The DNA region TCCACTCTGTTTTCTATCTTTGAATAGCTTTTTTGAGAATGGGAAATTAGATCTACGATTCTCAAGAAAAACCATAGTTCCTAATCTGGCGGCTCACTAATGAATACTGGTATTTTTCCTTCCACCTTTTTCTTACTTTACGGCTTCGTCCCTTCACCAAATCAAACTGACAAACATAGCGAAAATATTCGagctttatattttttttgtttgtctctCATTTCAGAGAGATTCATTTTAGCGAACTCTTTTGAAATCACCCCTTGCATCGAAAGAGAGAACGACTGGCATCATGAGCCCACTTATTCAATTGTCTCCATCCACGATATCCACCAACCATATATACACAGCAGAATAAATAAACACCCatttaaaaaacacatttgtaTTTTGTGCATTCAAAAGAACGAACACTTATTTATTGTCTTTGGAGACAGGCGAATTTGGAATTGTTGTTTGTGAACGTGAATATAAATACTACATCATATGTACGGGTAAAAAAACGTGAATATCAGGCTTATTCGAAGTACTTCTTAAACTCCAGGCATCCGGCCCAGTTCTCCTCCCATCCGGGAGTCACCTTCTTGGCGTTCTCGTACCACTTGTTCACATTGGCGTACTTGCTGATCTCGAATCCGGCCACCTCGAAAGTGGAGACGGAGGCCACCAGGGCAATATCAGCCACGGTGAGGGAGTCACCGGCGGCGTAGTCCTGTCCCTCCAGGAAGGTGTTCAGGAACTCGAAGGCGGCCTCGATCTTCTTGAAGGCCTCGGGATCGGCGGGCGCCTTGGCGAACACCTGTGGGTAGTAGTAGTTGGCGAAGCTCTGATACAGTGTTCCCATGTCGAAGTACAGGCGCTGGTTGATCACGGCGCGCTTCTTGGGGCACTTGGGGTACAGGGAGTCGGTCTTGCCGTACTTCTCCACCAGGTACACCTGGATGGCACGGGACTCCCACAGCGCGAATCCGTTGTCCACCAGCGTGGGAATGGTGTGCTGGGGGTTGATCTTCAAGAACTCCGGCTTCAGGTGCTCACCGCCCTGCAGGTTGAGCAGCTTCTTGTTCAGCTCTACGCCCACGGCCTTGGCGGTCATGATCACGGAGCGGCAGGGGGAGGAGCCGGGCAGGTAGTAGAAGTCAGCCATTTTACTGGAGGAGGAGAAGTTGCCAAACTGGAGGTTAGTTAAATGCTCACAATTTGTATCCAActtattaacaaatatttatgaagaTACATTGTTATCTCCCTGATTCAAGCCCTAAGGTTATTTAAAAGCTTTAAGcattcatttgtttttctgaattttgttttaaatggaAGAATCAAGTTGAAAAGAAACTTGGAACGGCGAGTCCGCCATATTTGATTGGAGTGAACAAATCTCCGACTTCTTTTCACATTTAGGCATGAACACCAAGCATATTTCAAGCATATCCACAAGCATCGCGTCGCATTCATATTTAAATCAACATTCTCTCTCGCTTTAAGACCCAAATTGTTTCTACACTATTATTCACATTATCCATATGGCGTGCAAAAGTCTAGATGCTAGAAAGATATGCCGCAATTAGACGCGCTCTATAATTACGA from Drosophila santomea strain STO CAGO 1482 chromosome 3R, Prin_Dsan_1.1, whole genome shotgun sequence includes:
- the LOC120451694 gene encoding glutathione S-transferase 1-1 — its product is MADFYYLPGSSPCRSVIMTAKAVGVELNKKLLNLQGGEHLKPEFLKINPQHTIPTLVDNGFALWESRAIQVYLVEKYGKTDSLYPKCPKKRAVINQRLYFDMGTLYQSFANYYYPQVFAKAPADPEAFKKIEAAFEFLNTFLEGQDYAAGDSLTVADIALVASVSTFEVAGFEISKYANVNKWYENAKKVTPGWEENWAGCLEFKKYFE